A genome region from Tolypothrix sp. PCC 7712 includes the following:
- a CDS encoding IS1634 family transposase has protein sequence MEFEPRITNERVDDIPLLLTQLEQMGVEQLIDKHFPCHGNWQGLNLGSVVVIWLTHILSQADHRLNHVQGWVSKRLETLKSFTEESLRSLDLADDRLQAVLRYLSIDANWFSFESELGSSLLRVYDIIPEQVRLDSTTASSHCGVNPEGLFQWGHSKDNRPDLAQVKIMLSTLDPLGMPIATEILSGEKADDPLYIPAIDKVRSTIKKSELLYIGDCKMSSIKTRTHIVLGGDFYLCPLTAKQVSNEELSKYLQPVWDGQQELTIIDYEYADAKTKNIADGFEIEIIHEIEIDGQEISWSERQLIVRSFAIQKTAEKHLRERIQKTVDALEKLKVPRRGKKKLTSHFEWLETCEAIFNRYQTSGLFQVDIQTKRVKKVQKRYRDRKARIVEELWFDMSFKIDDSAVQHQIQMLGWRVYVTNKNPNEFGLKQAVRAYRDEYLMERGFARLKNFPLSLTPIYLQREDHITGLIRLLSIGLRVLNLLEFQVRHNLEKEKEKLAGLYVGNPKRETTRPSAEIILAAFKEITLLLIEVKNEIYAHLTALSPLQKRILALLGFSISIYTQLDGQSFTPE, from the coding sequence ATGGAATTTGAACCCAGAATTACAAACGAACGAGTTGATGATATACCCCTACTGCTAACACAACTGGAGCAGATGGGAGTAGAACAACTAATCGATAAACATTTTCCATGTCACGGAAACTGGCAAGGATTAAATCTAGGTAGTGTGGTGGTAATATGGTTAACACACATATTATCGCAAGCAGATCACCGTTTGAACCACGTTCAAGGTTGGGTGAGTAAGCGGTTAGAAACGTTAAAAAGCTTTACGGAAGAATCTTTACGCTCGCTCGATTTGGCAGATGACCGTTTGCAAGCAGTATTACGTTACCTATCTATAGATGCAAACTGGTTTTCATTTGAGTCGGAACTAGGAAGTAGTTTGCTACGGGTGTACGATATTATCCCAGAACAGGTACGTTTAGATAGTACAACGGCTTCAAGTCATTGTGGAGTTAACCCAGAAGGCTTATTTCAATGGGGTCATAGCAAAGACAATCGTCCGGATTTGGCGCAAGTGAAAATAATGCTATCGACATTAGACCCATTAGGAATGCCAATAGCGACGGAAATATTGTCAGGAGAAAAAGCAGATGACCCATTATATATTCCAGCAATAGATAAAGTACGTTCAACAATAAAAAAGTCAGAATTGTTATATATTGGTGACTGTAAAATGTCATCAATAAAGACAAGAACTCATATAGTATTGGGCGGAGATTTTTACTTATGTCCTTTAACAGCCAAGCAAGTATCTAACGAAGAACTAAGCAAATATCTCCAACCAGTTTGGGATGGTCAACAAGAACTAACAATTATAGATTACGAATATGCAGATGCCAAAACCAAAAATATAGCGGATGGCTTTGAAATAGAGATTATCCATGAAATAGAGATTGATGGGCAAGAAATCTCTTGGTCGGAAAGACAATTAATTGTGCGCTCATTTGCGATTCAAAAAACAGCAGAAAAACATCTACGTGAACGAATACAGAAAACAGTAGATGCTCTAGAAAAACTTAAAGTGCCTCGACGTGGCAAGAAAAAGCTCACTTCACACTTTGAATGGTTAGAAACATGTGAAGCTATTTTCAACAGATATCAAACAAGTGGATTATTTCAAGTTGACATTCAAACAAAAAGAGTTAAAAAAGTTCAAAAAAGATACCGAGACCGCAAAGCTAGAATAGTAGAAGAACTATGGTTTGACATGAGTTTTAAGATTGACGATTCCGCAGTTCAACACCAAATTCAAATGTTAGGCTGGCGGGTTTACGTTACAAATAAAAATCCAAATGAATTTGGTTTAAAACAAGCAGTTCGTGCCTATAGAGATGAGTACTTAATGGAACGAGGATTTGCGAGGCTGAAAAACTTTCCTCTTTCATTGACTCCGATATATTTACAACGTGAAGACCATATTACTGGTTTAATAAGACTACTGTCTATTGGTTTGCGAGTTTTAAACCTTTTAGAATTCCAGGTTCGCCACAATCTAGAAAAAGAGAAAGAAAAACTTGCGGGTCTTTATGTTGGCAATCCGAAGCGCGAAACTACAAGACCTAGCGCAGAAATAATTCTGGCTGCATTTAAAGAGATTACACTGCTGTTGATTGAGGTGAAAAACGAAATTTATGCTCACTTGACCGCTCTTTCACCTTTGCAGAAGCGTATTCTTGCTTTACTGGGCTTTTCCATCAGTATTTACACTCAACTTGATGGTCAATCTTTTACTCCTGAGTAG
- a CDS encoding ankyrin repeat domain-containing protein translates to MSKKLVDAVKTNDINLAKQLIAQGADVNQTDSSGNSLLIVSSANGNAAIVKLLIDAGADINAVDSSMKATALHAAAYLRHPEVMQVLVDNGIDINAQGPYNGYTALHDAVWQNNIEGVKILVKSGANLNIKGNNGATPLELATQSRHKEIVEILKAASS, encoded by the coding sequence ATGAGTAAAAAATTAGTAGACGCAGTCAAGACTAATGATATTAACCTGGCAAAACAACTGATTGCTCAAGGTGCGGATGTCAACCAAACGGATAGTAGTGGTAATAGCTTGTTAATTGTAAGTTCTGCCAACGGTAATGCAGCAATAGTAAAGTTGCTAATAGATGCTGGTGCTGATATTAATGCTGTAGACTCCAGTATGAAAGCCACTGCACTACACGCAGCTGCTTATTTAAGACATCCAGAAGTAATGCAGGTATTAGTTGATAATGGTATTGATATCAATGCTCAAGGCCCTTATAACGGCTATACTGCTTTACATGATGCTGTTTGGCAAAATAATATCGAGGGTGTCAAGATTTTAGTAAAATCAGGCGCTAATCTAAATATTAAAGGGAATAACGGTGCTACACCGCTAGAATTAGCAACTCAGAGTAGGCATAAAGAGATTGTTGAAATTCTCAAAGCAGCTAGTTCTTAA
- a CDS encoding YybH family protein, whose amino-acid sequence MLKQLWVARHRYSQLLWSILFALVIWNIPQSALADVNQQDVNSIIRTRDIALQALNTRDFSKIEPYLHPSFTITTVDNQVFHKVPEFEKYWNQQFSNTIKDIKMQLKGEPVRTFLSPEIDVSTGDAIASFYFKDGKAADMALRWTAVLQKAQDKWTIQSLHFSSNMLNNPVLNATQRWGQTMAAIAGIGGFLLGVVLMFVLRRKSRGIRSS is encoded by the coding sequence ATGCTGAAACAGCTATGGGTAGCCAGACATAGATACAGCCAGCTACTTTGGAGTATTTTGTTCGCACTAGTAATTTGGAATATACCTCAATCGGCTTTGGCAGATGTTAATCAGCAGGATGTCAACAGTATTATTCGCACCCGAGACATTGCGCTACAAGCCCTAAATACTCGCGATTTTTCTAAAATAGAACCTTACTTGCACCCAAGTTTTACGATCACAACAGTCGATAACCAAGTTTTTCACAAAGTGCCTGAGTTTGAGAAGTACTGGAATCAGCAATTCTCGAATACGATCAAAGATATCAAAATGCAGCTTAAAGGAGAACCTGTCAGAACATTTCTTTCACCAGAAATAGATGTTTCTACAGGAGATGCGATCGCATCTTTCTATTTTAAAGATGGTAAAGCAGCTGATATGGCGTTGCGTTGGACAGCAGTTCTGCAAAAAGCCCAAGATAAATGGACGATTCAATCCCTGCATTTCTCCTCGAATATGCTGAATAACCCGGTATTAAATGCTACGCAGCGATGGGGTCAGACTATGGCTGCGATCGCAGGTATAGGTGGCTTTTTGTTAGGAGTAGTCCTAATGTTTGTATTACGCCGCAAATCGAGAGGAATTCGTAGTTCGTAA